GCTCGGTTCTATTGCCAAGTTCGCAGCCGCAGGTAAGCACACTTCCAAGAAAGACCTCGGTCGCATGATGATGAGCTACGGCTACGTTTACGTTGCCTCCATCTCCATGGGTGCCAATAAAAATCAGGTCATGAAAGCGTTCATGGAAGCTGAGTCCTACCCCGGACCTTCCCTGATTATCGCTTACGCACCTTGTATTAACCAGGGTATCCGCAAGGGTATGGGTAAAACTCAGCTTGAAGGTAAACTCGCAGTTGAGTCCGGTTACTGGCCGCTTTATCGCTTCGACCCCCGTCGTGAGGAGAATGGCGAGAATCCGCTGGTTGTTGAATACAAAGAACCTGACGGAACCTTGCAGGAATTCCTTTCCGGCGAAAACCGTTACGCAATGCTTGAGCGTATGATGCCTGAAGCATCCAAAACCATGCGTGCAGGTCTTGAAAAAGACTGCAAGCAGAGATTCAAAATGCTCAAACAGCTTGCTGAACTCGATTATTCTCACGATTAATCAGGTCACAGCAGAAGTGTCTGTATAAAACGAGGCCCCCTGCATCCGATGGATGCGGGGGGCCTTTTCTTGCCGGACTTGCAAAAAGAGCAGTTTCAAGCAACAAGGGAACCACTTTCTTGAAGGAGATGATTTTGACTGAAATAAATGCATCCTCGCCTCTTGATGCCAAAGTGGCTCATAGTGCTGGCCTCATGTCCGGTATGCTGGAAATGTATCCGCCGGAACGCATTGCCGTGGCTTGGACCGGGGGCAAGGATTCCACCGTGGTACTGGCTCTTTGGCGGGAGGTGCTTAAAAGCAAGGGCAAGGAAGCCTCGCTGGTACTGGTTACGCAGGCCCTCTCCATTGATACCGGGATCAAGTTTCCCGAAGTAATGTCTTTCCGGGATCGTATTGCCTTGCAGTGGGGAGTTGACGTAAAGGTTATCCGACCCAACGTAGACCTCGCCACTTATCCCGTTGCCGAGGACCCGGTTAAATGTTGCGCAGATCTCAAAATCAAGCCTTTACAGAAAGCCATAGAAGAATTTGAAATCGACCTGCTCATTACCGGGATTCGCCGTGATGAGCATCCCAGCAGGGCAGGGCGCAGATATATGGAAGTGCGCGATGATCCCGACCACACCTTGCTTAATCCCATCCTTGAATGGACTGAGATGGATATTTGGTCGTTCATCACCATGCACCAGATTCCGCATTGTGAGCTTTATGATCAGGGGTATCGTTCACTAGGATGTCAGCCTTGCACAGTTAAAGGCGGCAGCAGCGAGCGCGAAGGTCGCAGTGCAGCAAAAGAGCGCAATCTGGAACAGCTTACCTCCATGGGATATTTTTAAAGTCAGGATTTTGATGCGCTTCGCGCTTTAAAATAAAATGATTTTGCCTCCGGCGGCCAAAGAAACTTTTTGAAAAAAGTTTCTCTGGACTCTTCAAAAACTTTTATTAGGGCTTCGCCGTTTTGCACGGTAAAAATGCAGTTTTCCCATCCGTTATTCGGACTGTGGGACATTAATATAAAGAGAGATATAGAGATATGAGAGTTAATTTTTGTTTATCCAGTTACGATGTTGATGATTCTTGGCGTGGATTTTTTACCCTTCCTCGGATGATGGAGCTGGACAGGATCAGCTCATCAATCGGCAAGGATTTTACGCCCAATGCTGATAAGGTTCTGCGGTTCTGCAAGATTGATCTTTCCAAGATGAAGGTGATTGTTCTTGGACAGGACCCCTATCCGCAGATGGGTGTTGCCACAGGCAGGGCTTTTGAGGTCGGTGATATCAAGGCTTGGGCAGAGCTTAAGCGTAATGCTTCATTGATCAATATTCTCAAGCTGATGCATAAGAATCATCTTCAGGCTGATGATGTTGAAGGCATCGCCAAGATCAGAACCGATATTGAGTCCGGTAAATTCCCGGTCCTGCCTCCGAAAAAACTTTTCACCCACCTTGAAGAAGAGGGTGTGCTTTTTCTGAATACCGCTTTGACCTGTCAGATAGATAATTCCGGCAGCCACACCGAAATATGGCGCGGTTTCACCACAGCTTTGTTGCAATATATTGCGCAGAAAAATTCCACTGCGAAGTGGCTGCTCTGGGGCAAGGATGCGCAGGAATTTGCATCATTCGTACCCGAAGCCCAAAAGCAGACCAGCTACCACCCACGTTTGTTCAACAAGACTCCCGGATCATTTCTCGGCGAAAACCATTTTGCTGATTGCCCGGAAATTAATTGGGTAAAGTAAATTAATCTCGCGGTGTTTTTATAGGGCACTATCCTAATAGGCCGGACGCGAAGCTTATTAAAAGTTTCTTTGGACCTCGGAGAGGCCGTCGGCAGACCCGCCGGAGGCATACTTGGCTACTATAACAATATGTATTATGCTTCCGCGCACGTTATTTTTGAATTAGCTGCCAAACTGAATAAATCAGGTGAAAAATGATCAATAGAAAAAAGACCCGTGAATTGTTCATCGGGGATGTCGGCATTGGTGGAGACAACCCGGTCAGGGTCCAGTCCATGTGCAACACCGACACCCGCGACGCCCTTTCCACTCGGGCACAGATTGACGCTTTGGCCGAGGCCGGATGCGAAATCGTACGTGTTGCGGTTCCTGACGAAGAAGCTGCTAAAGCCCTGCCGCAGATCCGCAAAGGCTCCCCGGTACCGTTGGTGGCAGATATCCATTTTGATTATCGTCTGGCACTGGCTTCCATTGAT
This DNA window, taken from Marinifilum sp. JC120, encodes the following:
- a CDS encoding uracil-DNA glycosylase, which produces MRVNFCLSSYDVDDSWRGFFTLPRMMELDRISSSIGKDFTPNADKVLRFCKIDLSKMKVIVLGQDPYPQMGVATGRAFEVGDIKAWAELKRNASLINILKLMHKNHLQADDVEGIAKIRTDIESGKFPVLPPKKLFTHLEEEGVLFLNTALTCQIDNSGSHTEIWRGFTTALLQYIAQKNSTAKWLLWGKDAQEFASFVPEAQKQTSYHPRLFNKTPGSFLGENHFADCPEINWVK
- a CDS encoding phosphoadenosine phosphosulfate reductase, producing the protein MTEINASSPLDAKVAHSAGLMSGMLEMYPPERIAVAWTGGKDSTVVLALWREVLKSKGKEASLVLVTQALSIDTGIKFPEVMSFRDRIALQWGVDVKVIRPNVDLATYPVAEDPVKCCADLKIKPLQKAIEEFEIDLLITGIRRDEHPSRAGRRYMEVRDDPDHTLLNPILEWTEMDIWSFITMHQIPHCELYDQGYRSLGCQPCTVKGGSSEREGRSAAKERNLEQLTSMGYF